The genomic DNA TAAACATCATGACTAAACTGTATGAACTCATGATGCACCGGTATGGAGGAATGGCGATGGCCAGGGAAAACACGGGTAAGATCCGCGTCGGTATTGGCGGATGGGCCTATGAACCGTGGGACAAGAGCTTCTATCCTGAAAAACTGTCGAAGAAGCGCCAGCTTGAATATGCATCGAGCAAGCTCACATCCATCGAGATCAACAGCACTTATTACGGCCCGCAGAAACCCACGACCTTCGCCAAATGGCACGATGAAACGCCGGAAGGCTTTGTGTTTTCGCTGAAGGCACCGCGTTTTTCCACCAATCGCCGTGTCCTGGCGGAGGCGGGTGAGAGCATTGAACGGTTCATGACCGGCGGCATGATGGAACTGAAAGACAAGCTCGGCGTGGTCAACTGGCAATTCATGGGAACGAAGAAGTTCGACCCCGTGGACTTCGAGGCGTTTTTGAAGCTTCTGCCGAAGCGTGTCGACGGGCGCGATGTGCGCCATGCGGTGGAGGTGCGTCACGACAGTTTCAATTCACCGGACTTCATCGCCTTGCTGCGCGAATATGGCGTAGCGGTGGTGATTGCAGGCGACAGCGACTTTCCGCAATTCGCCGATATGACCGCACCTTTCGCCTATCTTCGCATCATGGGAACGAAGGAAAGCGAGCCGCTTGGCTATGGTGAAAGTCATCTCGATCAGTGGGCTGCACGCGCCAAGGCGATAGCGGCGGGAGAACCCGCTGAAGGGTTGAAGACCGTGACGCCGCCTGTTGCGGACCATATCGCCCGCGATGTCTATCTCTATGTGATCAGCGGCTATAAGGCGCATAATCCGCATGCGGCCATGGCCTTGATCGAACGGACAAAATGATGCCTCGTGGCGGCTGTTGATTTTCATCTGAGTCGCCTGAGCATCATGTCAAAATTCGATCTTTCCGCGCTAGAAACCTTCGTTCGCACCATTCCGCAGCACTATAAAGGGCCAGGTGGCGCGGTCGCGGTGCTGAAAGATGGCAAGGTCGTGCTGCGCCATGCATGGGGCTTTGCCGATCTTTCCACTCGCAAGGCGATGACGCCCGAAACGCGCATGCCGATCTGTTCGGTCAGCAAGCAGTTCACCTGCGCCGTTCTGCTCGACAGTGTCGGCGAGCCGGAAGTTCTTGATGATGCGCTTGCCGCCTATCTCGACAAGTTTGCTGAAAAGCGTCCCAGCGTGCGCGATCTTTGCAACAACCAGTCGGGCCTGCGTGATTACTGGGCGCTGACGGTTCTGTGCGGGGCCGATCCGGAAGGCGTCTTTCTGCCCGAACAGGCACAAAGCCTGCTGCGCCGCCTGAAGACCACGCATTTTGCACCGGGCACGCATTATTCCTACTGCAACGGCAATTTCCGCATTCTGGCTGATCTGATCGAGCAGCATACAGGCCGGTCGCTTATCGAACTTCTGTCGGAACGTATTTTTCAGCCTGCGGGCATGAAGACGGCAGAACTTATCCCCGATACCGCGCTGTTCGACGAATGCACCGGCTATGAGGGCGACACGGTGCGTGGCTTCCTGCCTGCCGTCAATCGCATCCACTGGATGGGTGATGCCGGTATCTGCGCGTCGCTGGACGACATGATTGCCTGGGAGCAGTTCATCGATGCGACCCGCGACGACGAAAGCGGAATCTATCGTCGCCTGAGCGGTCTTCAGACTTTCAGCGACGGTGCTGCTGCTCCCTACGGCCTCGGCCTCAAATTCGAGGAAACGGGCGGCAAGCGCCTGACCGGCCATGGCGGGGCTTTGCGCGGCTGGCGCTGCCAGCGCTGGCATTGCGCCGATGAGCGCCTTTCGACAATCGCTATGTTCAATTTTGAAGGCGGAGCTTCCGACGTCGCCTTCAAGCTGATGAACATTGCGCTTGGCGTCCCGACATCGGAACAGGTTCGCGTTGCAGCCGATGCCGTATGGTTCGGCTCATGGCTCGACCATGAAACCGGCCTCGTGCTGAGCCTTGAAGATGCCGGACGCGGACGCATGAAGGCACGTTTCGGCACTGGCCCGGAAATGATGGACGTCGTGGGCGAGAACGAAGCGCGTTCCTCGATGACCGCGATCCGCCGCGATGGCGACACGATCCATCTGGCGCGCGAGGACGAAAATCTGAGCCTGACAATGCAGCGCCTGAAAGGCGCGGCGAAGCAGGATATTGCGGGGCACTATCGCAGCGACGAACTTGAGGCCGATCTTTTGATCGTCGATGAGGGCGGTGCTTTCTATGGGGCCTTTGAAGGGTTTCTTGGCAAGAGCGATATGTATTCGCTCTATGAGGCGGGACCGGATGTCTGGCTGCTGCCGGTGCAGCGCTCGATGGACGCGCCGTCGCCGGGCGAATGGAAACTTGTCTTCCATCGTGACGCCAAAGGCGAGATAACAGGCATGACCGTCGGCTGCTGGCTGGCACGGCATGTGGACTACAGGAGAATTCAGGAATGAGCGAACTGAAAGTCAGAACCCGCGAGACGGGTGCCATCGCCGAAATGCCGCATGGAAAACTGCCAGTCATCACCACGCCGACCGGCGGCGTGGTCGAGCTCGTTACGAGTGTCAGTCAGGCCGGCTTCAATCCGCTCGATCTCATCTATTCGTCGGTCGCTGCCTGCATGGCGCTCAGCGCGCGCATTGCTGCCACCAAGCTCGAACTGAAGGAAAAGCTGACCGATGTGCGGGTGGAAGTGAAGGGCGACAAGGCGCATGAAGGACCGTCGCGTATCGAACGGTTCAACATCACCTTCCATTTCGGCGGTGACCTCACCGACGACGAAAAGCATCGTCTCGCCGAAATGGCTGAGGAAATCTGCACGGTCAGTAATACGCTGCGCGGCGAGCCGCAGTTTGATCTGAAGGTATCGTAACCTTCAGATCACATCGCGGATGCGATCGACGCCGAGCTTGATAACGCTTTCCATGGCCAGACGTGCTTTTTGTGGATCACGCGATGCAATGGCGTGGGCAATGC from Brucella anthropi ATCC 49188 includes the following:
- a CDS encoding OsmC family protein; protein product: MSELKVRTRETGAIAEMPHGKLPVITTPTGGVVELVTSVSQAGFNPLDLIYSSVAACMALSARIAATKLELKEKLTDVRVEVKGDKAHEGPSRIERFNITFHFGGDLTDDEKHRLAEMAEEICTVSNTLRGEPQFDLKVS
- a CDS encoding D-aminopeptidase, which translates into the protein MSKFDLSALETFVRTIPQHYKGPGGAVAVLKDGKVVLRHAWGFADLSTRKAMTPETRMPICSVSKQFTCAVLLDSVGEPEVLDDALAAYLDKFAEKRPSVRDLCNNQSGLRDYWALTVLCGADPEGVFLPEQAQSLLRRLKTTHFAPGTHYSYCNGNFRILADLIEQHTGRSLIELLSERIFQPAGMKTAELIPDTALFDECTGYEGDTVRGFLPAVNRIHWMGDAGICASLDDMIAWEQFIDATRDDESGIYRRLSGLQTFSDGAAAPYGLGLKFEETGGKRLTGHGGALRGWRCQRWHCADERLSTIAMFNFEGGASDVAFKLMNIALGVPTSEQVRVAADAVWFGSWLDHETGLVLSLEDAGRGRMKARFGTGPEMMDVVGENEARSSMTAIRRDGDTIHLAREDENLSLTMQRLKGAAKQDIAGHYRSDELEADLLIVDEGGAFYGAFEGFLGKSDMYSLYEAGPDVWLLPVQRSMDAPSPGEWKLVFHRDAKGEITGMTVGCWLARHVDYRRIQE
- a CDS encoding DUF72 domain-containing protein — protein: MARENTGKIRVGIGGWAYEPWDKSFYPEKLSKKRQLEYASSKLTSIEINSTYYGPQKPTTFAKWHDETPEGFVFSLKAPRFSTNRRVLAEAGESIERFMTGGMMELKDKLGVVNWQFMGTKKFDPVDFEAFLKLLPKRVDGRDVRHAVEVRHDSFNSPDFIALLREYGVAVVIAGDSDFPQFADMTAPFAYLRIMGTKESEPLGYGESHLDQWAARAKAIAAGEPAEGLKTVTPPVADHIARDVYLYVISGYKAHNPHAAMALIERTK